The Candidatus Aminicenantes bacterium genome includes a region encoding these proteins:
- the rplC gene encoding 50S ribosomal protein L3 → MVDGLIGKKVGMTQAFDAAGNAVPLTVILAGPCTVIQRKTKAKDGYDALQMGLVEAKPARKPSKALQGHFLKSGSPVLRVLREFPVKGEAKEGDQVFCDMFEAGQKVHVTGVSKGKGFQGVVKRHHFKGGGGAHGSMFHRAPGSIGASSYPSRVVKGLRMGGRMGADKVTVRNLRIFETDRANNLLMIEGAVPGANGTYVVIVKA, encoded by the coding sequence ATGGTCGACGGATTGATCGGCAAGAAAGTGGGCATGACCCAGGCCTTCGACGCCGCGGGGAACGCCGTTCCCCTGACGGTGATCCTGGCCGGGCCGTGCACGGTGATCCAAAGGAAGACCAAGGCCAAGGACGGCTACGACGCCCTCCAGATGGGCCTGGTCGAGGCCAAGCCGGCCCGCAAGCCCTCCAAGGCTCTGCAGGGCCATTTCCTGAAGTCCGGCTCTCCGGTCCTTCGCGTCCTGCGGGAGTTTCCCGTCAAGGGCGAGGCCAAGGAAGGCGATCAGGTCTTCTGCGACATGTTCGAAGCCGGCCAGAAAGTCCACGTCACGGGCGTCAGCAAGGGCAAGGGCTTCCAGGGCGTCGTTAAGCGGCATCATTTCAAAGGCGGCGGCGGGGCCCACGGCTCGATGTTCCACCGGGCGCCCGGATCGATCGGCGCCTCTTCCTACCCCTCCCGGGTCGTCAAAGGCCTGCGGATGGGCGGTCGGATGGGCGCCGACAAGGTAACGGTCCGCAACCTGCGGATCTTCGAGACCGACCGGGCCAACAACCTCCTGATGATCGAGGGGGCGGTGCCCGGGGCCAACGGAACGTACGTCGTGATCGTCAAGGCCTAA
- the rpsJ gene encoding 30S ribosomal protein S10: protein MEKIRIRLKSFDHRLLDQSVKDIVVKAKRTGAHISGPIPLPTRIHRFCVLRSPHVDKKSREHFEMRVHKRLIDISEYNNETIEELQKLDLPAGIDVEIQAFGTGE from the coding sequence ATGGAGAAAATCAGAATCCGCCTCAAGTCGTTCGACCATCGGCTGCTGGACCAGTCGGTCAAGGATATCGTGGTCAAGGCCAAGCGGACGGGCGCCCATATCTCGGGCCCCATCCCGCTGCCGACCCGGATCCACCGCTTCTGCGTCCTGCGCTCGCCGCACGTCGACAAGAAGTCGCGCGAGCATTTCGAGATGCGCGTGCACAAACGGCTGATCGACATCAGCGAGTACAACAACGAGACGATCGAGGAGCTCCAGAAGCTGGACCTCCCGGCCGGGATCGACGTCGAGATCCAGGCCTTCGGCACCGGAGAGTAA